Proteins from a single region of Bos indicus x Bos taurus breed Angus x Brahman F1 hybrid chromosome 29, Bos_hybrid_MaternalHap_v2.0, whole genome shotgun sequence:
- the VPS37C gene encoding vacuolar protein sorting-associated protein 37C: METLKDKTLEELEEMQNDPEAIDRLAQDSPEVQDLQLEREMALATNRSLAERNLEFQGPLEISRSNLSDKYQELRKLVERYQEQKAKLEKFSSALQLGTLLDLLQIESMKIEEESEAMAEKFLEGEVPLDTFLENFSSMRTLSHLRRVRVEKLQDVMKKPRASLEPAGDTPPPRPPPPLHPGPQTTPPPAEDAQPQPPQPSVVPPYPLPYSPSPGMPVGPTAHGALPPAPFPVVSQPSFSYSGPLGPPYAAAQPGTRAPSGYSWSPQRSMPPRPGYPVAPTGASGPGYPVVGGRAPSPGYPQQPPYLSTGGKPPYPTQPQPSGPLQPPYPPGPAPPYGFPPPQGPTWPGY; this comes from the exons GTCCAGGATCTGCAGCTGGAGCGGGAGATGGCGCTGGCCACCAACCGCAGCCTGGCCGAACGGAACCTGGAGTTCCAGGGTCCACTGGAGATCAGCCGCTCAAACCTCTCAGACAAGTACCAGGAGCTCCGGAAGCTGGTGGAGCGGTACCAGGAGCAGAAGGCGAAGCTGG AGAAGTTCTCCTCAGCACTGCAGCTAGGGACCTTGTTGGACCTTCTGCAGATTGAAAGCATGAAGATTGAAGAAGAGTCCGAG GCCATGGCTGAGAAGTTCCTGGAGGGCGAGGTGCCCCTGGACACGTTCCTGGAGAATTTCTCCTCCATGAGAACACTGTCCCATCTGCGCCGGGTTCGCGTGGAGAAGCTCCAGGATGTGATGAAAAAGCCCAGGGCCTCCCTGGAGCCGGCCGGGGACACCCCTCCTCCGCGCCCTCCCCCGCCACTGCACCCTGGCCCCCAGACGACGCCCCCGCCAGCTGAAGACGCTCAGCCACAGCCTCCACAGCCCTCAGTGGTCCCTCCCTACCCTTTGCCCTACAGCCCCTCTCCAGGCATGCCCGTGGGCCCCACCGCCCATGGAGCGCTCCCGCCAGCTCCGTTCCCCGTGGTGTCCCAGCCTTCGTTTTCCTACAGTGGGCCTTTGGGGCCCCCGTACGCCGCAGCCCAGCCGGGAACCAGGGCCCCTTCAGGCTACTCCTGGTCCCCGCAGAGGAGCATGCCGCCCCGGCCGGGCTATCCTGTGGCCCCCACTGGTGCCTCTGGGCCCGGGTACCCTGTGGTGGGGGGCCGGGCCCCCAGTCCTGGTTATCCTCAGCAGCCCCCCTACCTCTCAACAGGAGGAAAACCTCCATACCCCACACAGCCCCAGCCCTCAGGCCCCCTCCAGCCCCCCTACCCCCCCGGGCCCGCTCCTCCCTATGGGTTCCCCCCGCCTCAGGGTCCCACCTGGCCTGGCTATTAG